One stretch of Rhizobium rhizoryzae DNA includes these proteins:
- a CDS encoding MarR family winged helix-turn-helix transcriptional regulator, which produces MKQAGGIGTAACATLVALGHSCELTIRELAVIAGLSHSVMVRSIENLAQAGLVAKSQGKDKREVLTRLTPQGLELRTQLLDARAAQIQKALAALSLQQQISLHEALSVMLVTLTEGRDQSEHLCRLCDEAACGPDCPVELCVQQMEKPEVV; this is translated from the coding sequence GTGAAGCAGGCTGGTGGTATTGGAACTGCCGCGTGCGCCACCCTGGTGGCACTCGGCCATTCTTGCGAATTGACGATACGCGAACTCGCCGTCATTGCTGGCCTCAGTCATTCTGTCATGGTCCGCTCGATCGAAAACCTTGCTCAAGCGGGACTGGTCGCCAAATCGCAGGGGAAGGATAAACGCGAAGTATTGACGCGATTAACACCGCAGGGGCTGGAATTGCGTACTCAGCTTCTGGATGCTCGGGCGGCACAGATCCAGAAGGCGCTAGCCGCTCTTTCGCTGCAGCAACAGATATCGCTTCATGAAGCACTTTCGGTGATGCTCGTCACGTTGACGGAGGGCAGAGATCAATCGGAGCATTTGTGCAGATTGTGTGATGAGGCTGCGTGCGGACCTGATTGCCCTGTGGAACTGTGTGTACAGCAAATGGAGAAGCCGGAAGTGGTTTGA
- a CDS encoding DUF2867 domain-containing protein has translation MAQGIMVQEADSSIRTLKPSGELDYYDHQSILLPFAITPLEAWNIATGGPKPILKLAFKVRDMISSRFDVQRIGGFSGSKVETVQAGDRLDFFLVEDVAPNRLILTVRDRHLDVMICLLIKDCVLSVTASVVTHNAFGRAYMLPVGPVHKIIVKRDLMHLAKVLTRRSTSG, from the coding sequence ATGGCGCAAGGAATAATGGTGCAAGAGGCTGATTCGTCCATCAGAACGTTGAAGCCAAGCGGTGAGCTGGACTATTACGACCACCAGTCCATCCTATTGCCTTTCGCGATAACGCCCCTTGAAGCCTGGAACATTGCGACAGGCGGACCAAAGCCGATTCTGAAACTGGCCTTCAAAGTCAGGGATATGATTTCGTCCAGGTTCGACGTGCAACGGATCGGCGGCTTTTCCGGTTCAAAGGTCGAAACCGTTCAGGCGGGCGATCGACTGGATTTCTTTCTCGTTGAGGATGTAGCCCCCAATAGACTGATCCTGACAGTCCGAGATCGCCACTTGGACGTCATGATCTGCCTATTGATCAAGGATTGCGTTCTCAGCGTAACTGCCTCGGTTGTCACGCACAACGCCTTCGGCAGAGCTTACATGTTGCCGGTGGGCCCCGTGCATAAGATCATCGTGAAGCGAGACCTCATGCATTTGGCCAAAGTGCTGACGCGTCGATCCACATCTGGATGA
- the nadC gene encoding carboxylating nicotinate-nucleotide diphosphorylase, which translates to MQLAPLPRPVFEPAVRLALQEDLGAAGDITSAAVVPAGHRSRLEFRARQAGCLAGVDVASLAFELIDPTIRMLSHVKDGERLEPGTLIATVEGSSHALLTAERTALNFMGHLSGVASVTRSIVDAISGTKAKLACTRKTTPGLRALEKYAVRAGGGINHRFALYDAILIKDNHIAIAGGVRAAIQSAKAAAGHMVKIEIEVDTLDQLREVLEEGVDAVLLDNMTPPQLAQAVALVNGRALTEASGGITPHTARAIAESGVDLLSVGWITHSAPTLDIGLDWQANG; encoded by the coding sequence ATGCAGCTTGCCCCCCTGCCCCGCCCGGTGTTTGAACCGGCTGTTCGTCTGGCGCTTCAGGAAGATCTGGGCGCTGCGGGTGACATTACCTCCGCCGCCGTCGTACCGGCAGGCCATCGCTCGCGGCTGGAATTTCGCGCCCGTCAGGCCGGGTGCCTTGCGGGCGTGGATGTGGCATCGCTCGCCTTCGAACTCATCGACCCCACTATTCGCATGCTAAGCCATGTGAAGGACGGTGAGCGGCTGGAACCCGGCACGCTGATTGCCACCGTCGAAGGTTCATCCCATGCGCTTCTGACGGCAGAGCGCACGGCTCTGAACTTCATGGGCCATCTCTCCGGCGTGGCGAGCGTTACCCGCTCCATCGTGGATGCGATTTCCGGCACCAAGGCAAAGCTTGCCTGCACGCGCAAAACAACACCGGGCCTGCGGGCGCTGGAAAAATATGCGGTGCGGGCTGGCGGCGGCATCAACCACCGCTTCGCGCTCTATGATGCAATCCTCATCAAGGACAATCACATCGCCATTGCAGGCGGCGTGAGAGCTGCGATCCAGAGCGCCAAGGCCGCAGCAGGCCACATGGTGAAGATCGAGATCGAGGTGGATACGCTGGATCAACTGCGCGAGGTGCTGGAAGAAGGCGTCGATGCCGTGCTGCTCGACAATATGACGCCCCCGCAGCTTGCGCAAGCTGTGGCGCTGGTGAATGGCCGCGCACTCACCGAAGCCTCCGGCGGCATCACGCCCCACACCGCCCGCGCCATTGCCGAAAGCGGCGTCGATCTTCTCTCCGTCGGCTGGATCACCCACAGCGCACCGACACTCGATATCGGACTGGATTGGCAGGCGAATGGGTGA
- a CDS encoding L-aspartate oxidase, giving the protein MNTPSAALPVIVIGSGIAGLTTALALAPRKVLLITKAGLGQQTSSAWAQGGIAAAVGPDDSAELHLSDTLAAGDGLVDEEAARFILTRAADAIHWLERQGAQFDRTSDGEFSLGLEAAHCRRRIVHASGDASGASVVNALIRQVLDTPSITVIAGAQAQRLTVAEGRVVGVEIAAGGSTETLLGSAVVLATGGIGGLYEATTNPTGNFGQGIALAARAGAALADMEFVQFHPTALASPRTPLALISEAVRGEGAQLRNERGERFMADVPGAELAPRDVVARAISAEIARGGRVFLDARPTLGNRFAARFPSITALCQDAGIDPAREAIPVRPAVHYHMGGVATDLAGRTRVEGLWAVGEVAATGLHGANRLASNSLLEATVMGLAAAEDIARTPPHPAPAYLEPVEPRRVPPPDASLRALVSRSLGVLRHEAGLKQAINQLRPLALEQGSDAALVALTIAAFALERRETRGAHARTDFPQTSSQPTRQFLTLPEIIERTRAVENAPLSLTA; this is encoded by the coding sequence ATGAACACGCCGAGCGCGGCCCTGCCGGTTATCGTCATCGGCAGTGGCATTGCGGGCCTGACGACAGCCTTGGCACTGGCACCGCGCAAGGTCCTGCTGATCACCAAGGCAGGTCTTGGGCAGCAGACCTCCAGCGCCTGGGCGCAAGGGGGCATTGCCGCAGCCGTCGGCCCTGACGATAGCGCGGAGCTTCATCTCTCTGATACGCTGGCCGCTGGCGACGGTCTGGTGGATGAAGAGGCGGCACGCTTCATTCTCACCCGTGCTGCCGATGCCATCCACTGGCTGGAACGTCAGGGGGCGCAATTCGACCGAACGTCAGATGGCGAATTCTCGCTCGGGCTCGAGGCCGCCCATTGCCGCCGCCGTATTGTTCATGCCAGCGGCGATGCTTCCGGCGCATCGGTGGTCAACGCTTTGATACGCCAAGTGCTTGATACACCGTCGATTACCGTAATAGCGGGTGCGCAAGCGCAGCGCCTGACGGTGGCGGAAGGCCGGGTTGTGGGCGTGGAAATTGCCGCTGGCGGTTCAACCGAAACGCTCCTCGGCAGCGCCGTGGTGCTGGCAACCGGCGGCATTGGCGGGCTTTACGAGGCAACGACGAATCCGACTGGTAATTTCGGCCAGGGCATTGCGCTTGCGGCGCGCGCCGGTGCCGCACTTGCCGATATGGAATTCGTGCAGTTCCACCCGACAGCGCTTGCCAGCCCACGCACGCCGCTTGCCCTCATCAGCGAGGCGGTGCGCGGCGAAGGTGCGCAACTGCGCAACGAACGGGGCGAGCGCTTCATGGCCGATGTGCCGGGGGCGGAACTTGCACCGCGCGATGTAGTGGCGCGCGCCATCAGCGCGGAAATTGCCCGTGGCGGGCGCGTGTTCCTTGATGCGCGACCAACCCTTGGAAACCGCTTCGCGGCCCGTTTTCCCAGTATCACCGCGCTCTGCCAGGATGCCGGCATCGATCCTGCCCGAGAGGCAATCCCCGTCCGCCCCGCTGTTCACTACCACATGGGCGGCGTGGCCACCGATCTTGCCGGACGAACCAGGGTGGAAGGTCTGTGGGCCGTGGGCGAAGTGGCGGCAACCGGCCTGCATGGCGCAAACCGGCTGGCCAGCAATTCGCTGCTTGAAGCAACGGTGATGGGGCTTGCAGCGGCTGAAGACATCGCCCGCACCCCGCCGCATCCGGCACCGGCCTATCTGGAACCAGTCGAGCCCCGGCGCGTGCCTCCACCCGATGCGAGCCTTCGCGCATTGGTTTCCCGCAGTCTCGGCGTGCTGCGGCATGAGGCGGGGTTGAAGCAGGCGATCAACCAGCTCCGGCCACTGGCGCTGGAACAGGGTTCGGATGCGGCACTCGTGGCGCTTACTATTGCCGCCTTCGCGCTTGAACGGCGGGAAACACGCGGCGCCCATGCGCGGACGGATTTTCCGCAAACCTCGTCGCAGCCAACGCGCCAGTTTCTGACCCTGCCCGAAATCATCGAACGCACACGGGCGGTGGAAAATGCACCGCTTTCCCTCACCGCCTGA
- the nadA gene encoding quinolinate synthase NadA: protein MNSPVSVSALYERVSRIMPKAEWMAHEADVAAILELKRTKNAVILAHNYQTPEIFHGVADIVGDSLALARKAMDVDADIIVLAGVHFMAETAKLLNPSKTVLIPDMRAGCSLADSITPEDIALLRQAHPGVPVVTYVNTSAAVKAASDICCTSGNAKEVVESLGVPKVLMLPDEYLAQNVARQTHVELIAWKGHCEVHQLFTPQDIRDLRDAHPGVIVLAHPECPPEVVLEADFAGSTAVMSDYVAKEKPPRVVLLTECSMSDNVAANNPDVEFIRPCNLCPHMKRITLANIREALETGMHEVTVDPAVADKARLAVERMLAVK, encoded by the coding sequence ATGAATTCTCCCGTTTCCGTTTCTGCGCTGTATGAGCGGGTCAGCCGGATCATGCCCAAGGCCGAATGGATGGCGCATGAGGCCGACGTTGCAGCCATCCTCGAATTGAAGCGCACGAAGAACGCGGTCATTCTGGCGCATAACTACCAGACCCCGGAAATCTTCCACGGCGTGGCTGATATCGTGGGCGACAGTCTGGCGCTGGCTCGCAAGGCCATGGACGTCGATGCCGATATCATCGTTCTGGCGGGCGTGCATTTCATGGCGGAAACCGCCAAGCTGCTGAACCCGTCGAAGACTGTTCTGATCCCGGATATGCGGGCTGGCTGTTCGCTGGCCGACTCCATCACGCCGGAAGATATCGCCCTTTTGCGGCAGGCGCATCCGGGCGTTCCCGTCGTGACCTACGTGAACACCTCTGCCGCCGTTAAAGCCGCTTCGGATATCTGCTGCACCTCCGGCAATGCCAAGGAAGTGGTGGAATCACTCGGCGTTCCAAAAGTCCTGATGCTGCCGGACGAATATCTGGCGCAAAACGTGGCCCGACAAACCCATGTGGAACTGATTGCCTGGAAGGGCCATTGCGAGGTTCACCAGCTTTTCACCCCGCAGGATATTCGCGACCTGCGCGATGCGCATCCGGGCGTTATCGTTCTGGCGCATCCGGAATGCCCGCCGGAGGTGGTGCTGGAAGCGGATTTTGCCGGATCGACCGCCGTGATGTCGGATTATGTCGCCAAAGAAAAGCCGCCGCGCGTGGTGCTTCTGACCGAATGCTCCATGAGCGACAATGTGGCAGCCAACAATCCGGATGTGGAGTTCATTCGCCCCTGCAATCTCTGCCCGCACATGAAGCGCATCACGCTTGCCAATATTCGCGAGGCGCTGGAAACCGGCATGCATGAGGTGACCGTGGACCCGGCCGTTGCCGACAAGGCACGCCTTGCCGTTGAACGCATGCTGGCCGTGAAATGA
- a CDS encoding NUDIX hydrolase, with protein MAVHFALRFFVPTGLAHAELIAVLAAVTGDEPRVMTIRSGDALPSGPFELAHRSLQAGLREWVGDQTGHPVGYLEQLYTFADRDRTQDTGYSRTISISYLGLVREQAAPGAGKPGWHGWYEYFPWEDHRKGTPDSLQAIAEYLQRWAERDPSRRDHRRRRIEFAFGLHGAAWNEDLTLQRYELMYEAGLVAESGGEEFVATGRSMFADHRRILATGIARLRAKIKYRPVVFELMPESFTLLQLQRTVEALAGLTLHKPNFRRLIDSQDLIEETGDVTSETGGRPAKLFRYRHAVLEERAFSGSKLPISRN; from the coding sequence ATGGCGGTTCATTTTGCCTTGAGGTTTTTCGTGCCGACCGGACTTGCCCATGCCGAGCTGATTGCCGTGCTTGCCGCCGTCACTGGTGATGAGCCGCGCGTGATGACGATTCGGTCTGGTGACGCCCTGCCTTCCGGTCCGTTTGAGCTTGCACATCGCAGCCTTCAGGCAGGACTTCGCGAATGGGTGGGCGACCAGACAGGCCACCCCGTTGGCTATCTCGAACAGCTCTATACCTTTGCAGACCGTGACCGCACCCAGGACACGGGTTACTCGCGCACCATATCCATCAGCTATCTGGGCCTTGTGCGGGAACAGGCAGCACCCGGTGCCGGAAAACCGGGCTGGCACGGCTGGTACGAGTATTTTCCATGGGAAGACCACCGCAAGGGCACGCCTGATTCCCTGCAAGCAATCGCGGAATACCTGCAACGCTGGGCGGAACGGGACCCCTCCCGCCGAGACCATCGCCGCCGCCGTATTGAATTTGCCTTCGGGCTGCATGGCGCCGCCTGGAACGAAGACCTGACGCTCCAACGCTACGAGCTGATGTATGAGGCGGGGCTGGTCGCCGAATCAGGCGGCGAAGAATTCGTTGCAACCGGCCGGTCCATGTTTGCCGATCATCGGCGCATTCTCGCCACCGGCATTGCCCGTCTACGTGCCAAGATCAAATACCGCCCCGTTGTCTTTGAACTCATGCCGGAAAGCTTCACGCTGCTGCAATTGCAGCGGACCGTGGAGGCGCTGGCGGGCCTGACCCTGCATAAACCCAACTTCCGCCGCCTGATTGATTCGCAGGACCTTATTGAGGAAACCGGTGACGTGACCAGCGAGACCGGTGGACGCCCCGCCAAGCTTTTCCGCTACCGCCATGCGGTGCTGGAAGAGCGTGCTTTTTCCGGCTCGAAACTTCCCATCTCCCGCAATTGA
- a CDS encoding prolyl-tRNA synthetase associated domain-containing protein yields MTTPSPTADHPKTAEQLFAFLDELGIQHSTKNHPPVFTVAESESLRDEIPGGHTKNLFVKDKKDQFFVVTVEERATVDLKQIHKIIGASSRVSFGSPEKMLEYLGVVPGSVTVFGAINDTQNKVTFVLDEGLMQYDIINGHPLRNDATTSIGRDDLISFLKATGHDPLVLKVAD; encoded by the coding sequence ATGACCACGCCCTCCCCGACCGCCGATCATCCCAAGACCGCCGAACAGCTTTTCGCCTTTCTGGATGAGCTTGGCATTCAGCACAGCACCAAGAACCATCCGCCGGTTTTCACCGTCGCCGAATCGGAAAGTCTGAGGGACGAGATTCCGGGAGGTCATACGAAGAACCTGTTCGTGAAGGACAAGAAGGACCAGTTCTTCGTCGTCACCGTGGAGGAGCGTGCGACGGTGGATCTGAAGCAGATTCACAAGATCATCGGCGCTTCCAGCCGTGTGTCCTTCGGCAGCCCGGAAAAGATGCTGGAATATCTCGGCGTGGTGCCGGGATCGGTCACCGTGTTCGGCGCCATCAACGATACGCAAAACAAGGTCACATTCGTGCTGGATGAGGGCTTGATGCAGTACGACATCATCAACGGCCACCCTCTGCGCAATGACGCGACGACCTCGATCGGGCGGGACGACCTCATTTCCTTCTTGAAGGCAACGGGTCACGATCCGCTTGTCTTGAAAGTCGCGGACTGA
- the trxA gene encoding thioredoxin: MSGPNNPYSNGYGSQMTGTMSFGSSPAATPAGSAAGGFVKDTTTAGFTKDVLEESRRQPVLVDFWAPWCGPCKQLAPALEKVVNEAQGRVKLVKLNIDDHPSIPGQLGIQSIPAVIAFVNGRPMDGFMGAIPESQIRQFIDKIGGPAGADEAAEIESVLEEAKGLLASGDTDGAAQLYAAVLQADPENGKAVAGMIECLLNLGQMERAQQMLDSLPEDISKQPEVQAVSLKLNQISEARKLGDPRALEHELSLNPDHHESRMKLAKILNVQGDRNEAAEHLFYIMRKDRAFDDDGARRQLLEFFEAWGVKDPATIAARRKLSSILFS; the protein is encoded by the coding sequence ATGAGCGGTCCGAACAATCCGTATAGCAATGGCTATGGCAGCCAGATGACCGGAACGATGAGTTTTGGATCTTCCCCGGCGGCAACGCCTGCCGGTTCTGCGGCCGGCGGCTTCGTCAAGGACACGACGACGGCAGGCTTCACCAAGGACGTGCTGGAAGAATCTCGTCGTCAGCCAGTGCTGGTTGATTTCTGGGCGCCTTGGTGCGGTCCTTGCAAGCAGCTCGCGCCTGCGCTCGAGAAGGTGGTCAACGAAGCACAGGGCCGGGTCAAGCTGGTCAAGCTCAACATCGATGATCACCCGTCCATTCCCGGTCAGTTGGGCATTCAGTCCATCCCGGCGGTCATCGCCTTCGTGAACGGTCGTCCGATGGATGGCTTCATGGGTGCCATTCCCGAAAGCCAGATCCGTCAGTTCATCGACAAGATCGGCGGTCCCGCCGGCGCGGATGAGGCTGCAGAAATCGAATCCGTCCTCGAAGAGGCGAAGGGGCTTCTCGCCTCGGGCGATACGGATGGTGCGGCCCAGCTTTACGCGGCGGTTCTGCAGGCGGATCCGGAAAACGGCAAGGCAGTTGCCGGCATGATCGAGTGCCTTCTCAACCTTGGCCAGATGGAACGGGCGCAGCAGATGCTGGATTCGCTGCCGGAAGACATTTCCAAGCAGCCGGAGGTACAGGCCGTTTCACTGAAGCTCAACCAGATTTCCGAAGCCCGGAAGCTGGGTGATCCGCGGGCGCTGGAGCATGAGCTGTCACTCAATCCGGATCATCACGAATCGCGCATGAAGCTTGCGAAGATCCTCAACGTCCAAGGTGATCGCAACGAAGCCGCCGAGCACCTGTTCTACATCATGCGCAAGGACCGAGCCTTCGATGATGATGGCGCGCGCCGCCAGTTGCTGGAATTTTTCGAAGCTTGGGGTGTCAAGGATCCGGCGACGATTGCGGCCCGGCGCAAGCTTTCGTCTATCCTGTTTTCCTGA
- a CDS encoding LON peptidase substrate-binding domain-containing protein, producing MHVGNARYVKREDLPETIPVFPLTGALLLPGGQLPLNVFEPRYLAMFDAALAGNRLIGMIQPVLGEGGEGIRPALSSVGCIGRITSFAETGDGRYITSLSGVCRFRLMEEVGEGHPYRTVRFMPFMSDLSSEEDDSTVDRQELLRVFRAYLDANKLEADWDSVERAGNRTLVNSLSMMSPFGPAEKQALLEAPDLKTRADTLIAITEIFLASGGSETTLQ from the coding sequence ATGCATGTCGGCAACGCCAGATACGTCAAACGCGAGGATCTGCCGGAGACCATCCCGGTCTTTCCGCTGACAGGGGCGCTCTTGCTCCCCGGCGGTCAATTGCCGCTCAACGTGTTCGAGCCGCGCTATCTCGCCATGTTCGATGCGGCACTGGCGGGTAACCGCCTGATCGGCATGATCCAGCCGGTTCTCGGCGAGGGTGGCGAAGGTATTCGCCCGGCGCTTAGTTCTGTGGGTTGCATCGGGCGGATCACCTCGTTTGCAGAAACGGGCGACGGTCGCTACATCACGTCGCTGAGTGGTGTGTGTCGTTTCCGCTTGATGGAGGAGGTTGGCGAAGGCCATCCTTATCGCACCGTGCGCTTCATGCCGTTTATGAGCGACCTCTCCTCTGAAGAAGATGATTCGACCGTTGATCGCCAGGAACTCCTGCGCGTTTTCCGGGCCTATCTTGATGCCAACAAGCTTGAGGCTGATTGGGATAGTGTGGAGAGAGCCGGTAACAGGACGCTGGTAAATTCGCTGTCCATGATGTCGCCCTTCGGTCCGGCCGAAAAACAGGCTTTGCTCGAAGCGCCTGACCTCAAGACAAGGGCGGATACGCTCATCGCCATAACCGAGATCTTCCTCGCCAGCGGCGGTTCCGAGACAACGCTTCAATAA
- a CDS encoding Trm112 family protein, with protein MDEKLAKVDPKLLDLLVCPLGKSRLVYNRETNELISEAAKLAYPIRDGIPIMLVSEARRLED; from the coding sequence ATGGATGAGAAACTGGCGAAAGTTGATCCGAAGCTGCTGGATCTTCTGGTGTGTCCACTTGGAAAGTCGCGGCTCGTCTATAATCGCGAGACGAACGAACTTATCTCGGAGGCAGCAAAACTCGCCTATCCCATCCGCGACGGCATTCCCATCATGCTGGTCTCCGAGGCTCGTCGCCTCGAAGACTGA
- a CDS encoding ubiquinone biosynthesis hydroxylase, which produces MLDMLIVGGGYVGLSVAVATKQAAPHLSVEVIEAAPESVWQKDERASAIIAAATRMLEVLGVWDEILPHSQPITSMIVTDSRTSDPVRPVFLTFDGEVEEGRPFAHMVPNVEMVRALRGACERLGITIRHGVSATGFAAGPHSANLTLSNGEVLETKLVVACDGVRSKLRDMADIKTVRWDYGQSGIVTTVEHERPHNGCAEEHFLPSGPFAILPLTGNRSSLVWTERTGDADRLVASDDLIFEEELQRRFGHKLGAITVVGGRKAFPLGLTLSRAFVAPRLALAGDAAHGIHPISGQGLNLGFKDVAALAETIVEADRLGLDIGAVHILERYQSWRRFDTFRMGVTTDVLNRLFSNDIAPIRIARDFGLGVVERLPKLKSYFIGEAAGTKAKNSPRLLMGETI; this is translated from the coding sequence ATGCTGGATATGCTGATTGTTGGCGGCGGATATGTTGGCCTCTCGGTTGCTGTGGCCACGAAGCAGGCGGCGCCGCATCTCAGCGTCGAAGTGATCGAGGCCGCGCCGGAAAGCGTGTGGCAGAAGGACGAGCGCGCCTCTGCCATCATTGCCGCTGCAACCCGCATGCTGGAAGTGCTGGGCGTATGGGATGAAATTCTTCCCCACTCGCAACCCATCACCAGCATGATCGTCACCGATTCGCGCACGTCCGATCCCGTTCGTCCGGTCTTCCTGACCTTCGATGGCGAAGTGGAAGAAGGCCGACCCTTTGCCCATATGGTTCCCAACGTCGAAATGGTCCGCGCCCTTCGCGGCGCCTGTGAACGGCTCGGCATCACCATCCGTCACGGTGTGTCGGCCACGGGCTTTGCTGCGGGTCCGCATTCCGCAAACCTGACGCTTTCCAATGGCGAGGTTCTGGAAACCAAGCTGGTCGTGGCCTGCGATGGCGTACGCTCCAAGCTGCGCGACATGGCGGACATCAAGACCGTTCGATGGGATTACGGCCAATCCGGCATCGTGACCACTGTCGAGCATGAGCGCCCGCATAACGGCTGCGCAGAAGAACATTTCCTGCCCTCCGGCCCCTTCGCCATTCTGCCGCTCACCGGCAATCGCTCCTCGCTGGTGTGGACCGAGCGCACGGGCGACGCCGACCGCCTCGTTGCCTCCGACGACCTGATTTTCGAAGAAGAACTGCAGCGCCGCTTCGGCCACAAGCTGGGAGCAATCACGGTGGTGGGCGGACGCAAGGCTTTCCCGCTCGGCCTCACCCTGTCGCGCGCCTTCGTCGCGCCCCGCCTTGCATTGGCAGGGGACGCAGCCCATGGCATTCACCCGATTTCCGGACAGGGCCTGAACCTTGGGTTCAAGGATGTGGCCGCTCTTGCAGAAACGATCGTCGAGGCGGACCGCCTGGGCCTCGACATCGGCGCGGTGCATATCCTGGAGCGCTACCAGTCGTGGCGTCGTTTCGATACGTTCCGTATGGGCGTGACGACCGATGTGCTGAACCGCCTGTTCTCCAACGACATTGCGCCGATCCGCATTGCCCGCGATTTCGGTCTGGGCGTCGTCGAGCGGTTGCCGAAGCTGAAGTCCTATTTCATCGGGGAAGCGGCCGGCACCAAGGCTAAAAACAGCCCCCGCCTTCTGATGGGCGAAACAATCTGA
- the tesB gene encoding acyl-CoA thioesterase II codes for MPQANEHLSPIDQLIETLDLERLEENLFRGESPQIGWQRVFGGQVIAQALMAAQRTVTADRLVHSLHGYFLLPGDPKVPIVYQVERLRDGGSFTTRRVTGIQHGKAIFAMSASFQLEEPGYEHQATIPDVKQPEQLMSEDEFQKMFLAHAPEPVKKYWGRKRPVEIRPVSLVHYVSQEKLKPEQHIWVRATGEVPDDRHYQAAVLAYLSDMTLLDTSLYPHGRTIFDPSIQAASLDHAMWFHRPSKLDDWLLYTQDSPSSSGARGMTRGQLFTRSGELIASVAQEGLIRKRATE; via the coding sequence ATGCCGCAGGCAAACGAACATCTATCCCCAATCGATCAGTTGATCGAAACACTGGACCTTGAGCGGCTGGAGGAAAACCTGTTTCGGGGCGAGAGCCCGCAGATCGGCTGGCAGCGTGTCTTTGGCGGGCAGGTCATTGCCCAGGCCCTGATGGCGGCGCAGCGTACCGTCACTGCCGACAGACTGGTTCATTCGCTGCACGGTTATTTTCTGCTGCCGGGCGATCCCAAGGTGCCGATCGTCTATCAGGTCGAGCGCTTGCGCGACGGCGGCAGCTTCACCACGCGGCGCGTTACCGGCATCCAGCACGGCAAGGCCATATTCGCGATGTCTGCGTCCTTCCAGCTGGAAGAACCCGGCTACGAGCATCAGGCAACCATTCCGGACGTGAAGCAGCCAGAGCAGTTGATGTCTGAAGATGAGTTCCAGAAGATGTTCCTGGCGCATGCGCCGGAGCCTGTGAAAAAATACTGGGGCCGCAAGCGTCCGGTGGAGATCCGTCCCGTTTCGTTGGTGCATTATGTGTCGCAGGAAAAGCTGAAGCCCGAGCAGCACATCTGGGTGCGGGCGACGGGAGAAGTGCCAGATGACCGGCATTATCAGGCGGCAGTTCTTGCCTATCTCTCGGATATGACATTGCTCGATACTTCGCTCTATCCGCATGGAAGAACCATTTTCGATCCGTCCATCCAGGCGGCCAGCCTCGACCATGCCATGTGGTTCCACCGACCCTCGAAGCTCGATGACTGGCTGTTGTACACGCAGGATAGCCCCAGTTCATCCGGGGCGCGTGGCATGACGCGAGGGCAGTTGTTTACCCGTTCCGGTGAGCTGATTGCCTCGGTCGCGCAGGAAGGTCTGATTCGGAAACGAGCAACTGAATAA
- a CDS encoding P-II family nitrogen regulator, with protein MGNHMKIVMAIIKPFKLDEVREALTAVGIQGLTVTEVKGYGRQKGHTEIYRGTEYAVSFLPKLKVEIAVASDVVDKAVEAIASAAKTGQIGDGKIFVYSIEQAVRIRTGETNTEAL; from the coding sequence ATGGGAAACCACATGAAAATCGTGATGGCCATTATCAAGCCATTCAAGCTGGATGAGGTGCGCGAAGCGCTCACGGCTGTCGGCATCCAGGGCCTGACCGTAACCGAGGTGAAGGGTTACGGGCGCCAGAAGGGACATACCGAAATCTATCGTGGCACCGAATATGCCGTCAGCTTCCTGCCAAAGCTGAAAGTCGAGATCGCGGTCGCGTCCGATGTCGTCGACAAGGCGGTGGAAGCCATCGCATCGGCCGCCAAGACGGGCCAGATCGGTGACGGCAAGATCTTTGTTTACTCGATCGAGCAGGCCGTGCGCATCCGTACCGGCGAAACCAATACAGAAGCGCTTTAA